CATCCGGTGCAGGGTTTAGCATTACGAACTTGGGGATGTACGACATTGAAACCTTTCATGCCATCATCCACGCACCGGAAGCGGCGATTCTCGCTGTTGGGACGATTGTGGAGAAGCCTGTGGTCAAAGATGGGCAGGTAGTGCCCGGGGTGCGGATGGCACTGACGCTGTCGTGTGACCATCGGGTCGTTGACGGTGTAATCGCCGCACAGTTTCTGGGACGATTGAAGCAACTGGTAGAGGATATATCGGCGTTGGAATGATACGCATTCGAGTCCTAAGAAGGTGAAAAGCACATTGGCAGAATTGATAAGTCTGAAGACGCTGACTGAGGGTAGCGGGACGGATCGCCGGAAAGCGAGGATTGCACTCGCGCAAAGCGATGATCCGGAGGCGTTGCAGCAACTGCTCAAGCAGTACTGGACATGGCACTTTGAGGAATCCTTAATGGAAGCCGTTCGGCTGTTGTTGGCGACAAATCTGGGTTGGGAACAGATGCGCCCTCTCACAACGCCGCCGATCGGAGAGGTCATCTCACCTATCGGTCATGCGCTCAATCACGCGGATCAAATCGTCCGTGATGCTGCTTTTCAGGTTTTGGATAGCATGGTTGACCTCCCCGCCGGGGAGGTGCTGATCGGTGAGGAATTGACTCCGCTCTGGGTGGAAGGATTCCAGATAGCTCGCTATCCGGTGACGAATGCACAGTACCAGCGGTTCATTCAGGCGACAGGGCATCGGCCTCCACAATCTTGGGAGGACGGAGCATATCCAGAGAAGAAGGGTGATCACCCGGTCGTGGAGGTGAGTTGTGAGGATGCGGAAGTGTATGCAGCGTGGACAGCTTGCCGATTACCCACCTTTGAGGAGTGGGAGCGGACATGCCGCGGTGACCATGGAAGTGTATTTCCGTGGGGAGATGAAATCGACAAACCGCGCTGCAACACCGTAGAACTTGGTGCGGGGGGGACAACCCCTATAGGCGCCTTCCCGGATGGAGTTAGCCCCTTCGGTTGTTACGATATGCTGGGTAACGTGTGGGAGTGGACAAGTACATGGTATGACGAAGATAATCCACACTTCCGCGTGGTCAGGGGCGGGGCGTGGTACTACAATCACGATTACAGCACCTGCACAAGTTACGACTTCTTCAGCAAGGAGTACACCGAATTTGTGATTGGGTTTCGCATCGCTCGATAGCGGGTTGCTCTTGTCAGTGTCAACAAACCGACGAATTGACGCGCTATCCCTTCTCTACTCCAACCGGTATCTTTGAGACCGGAATTTGACGGACATAGTTGACGAGCGGTTCTCCCATCCCATCAAAGCGAATTTCAATCTCATCCCCTGTCTGATAGGTCGGTCGATCCGGAAAAGAGAGTTTCATCGTCCCGAAGTAGTGCAGATGCACATCGCCGGGGATCCGAAAATGGGCATACTTGAAGTGATGATCCTCAAGATTGGCGAGGGTATGGCTCATGTTCGCTTCGCCCGTGAGGAGATCACCAGAATGATAGATCTCCTCCGATTCCCGCACGATGCGGCAACTGCCTCGAACATCGGTGAACGATTCATCGGTTACTAACTCCGGTCCGGCAGCACAGACGCGCATTTTCGAAAGCGCAAGCCACAGATAATTCACACGCTCCATCGGGTGATCTGCCCACTCGTTGCCAATTGTAAAACCGAGCCGACACGGAATCCCATCGTCGTCAATGACGTAGCAACCCACAATTTCCGGTTCCTCGCCGCCATCTTCTGAGAAGTCGGGAATATCCAGAAAGTCGTTGTGTCCCCGTAGAATTGTCCCGTTCCCTTTATAGAACCATTCGGGCTGAATCCCGCGCTCGCCGGGTGCGGGTTTGCCCTCTTTCAACCCCATCTCAAACATCTTCTGCGAATCTGTTTTCGTCCCCTCATCGGTGTCAGTGATTGTGTGCATCTGGTCGCGTGCCTCCATGCTACCGAGGTGCGTTAGCCCTGTCCCAGAAACTGTGCAGTGGGCTGGGTCCGGATGGTCAAATGGAGGCAAGATCCAACCGCTCGCATCCCCTGGTCGCCCGGTGAGAAGTTGATTATACAACACCTTATCTGCGACCTCAGTGGGGGTCGCTGCAAGATACACATCGATAGTCTGCCCGCTTCTGCGAGCCTCAAGGAAGAGGTTATAGATTCGCGTCCACTCCGCATTGATGCTGGTCAGGTCGACAACATGCTCGCCATCAATACATCCGATTCGCCTCCCCTTTTCTGGCAGTTGAAACTGAATCAATCTCATATTCCTAGCTCCTTTTCAGAAACCTCCTTATCCTTTTCGTTCATTTTCTGATTTTAAGCTGCCCCCATGATATTATCTGCTTCCCCTGTTGATGGACAGACAAATCTTTATCGGTAACTGTGATAACGAATATGGCTTCATCTTTCAGCGGAGGAACCCCATCATCGGTAACCGTGAGCGTAACGGTATAGGTGCCGGATTGCTTATAAACGTGCTCGACTGTTTCTTTCCGTTCAGCGCTAGAACCATCGCCAAAACGCCAAACGTAAGTTCTAATTCCGCTATCATCTTGCGAACTTGCGCCGTTTAACAAAACCGATTGACCTGTGAAAACTTTTGATGGGCTCGCTTCAATGACGGCAACGGGAGCTTCATTCAACTCTACCGGGCCGGTTATTTGGCCGTTTTTCGTGATTACGTCTAACTGGTTAGCGTCCGGGTCCGAAAGGAGAACCGCTGTAAATTTGAGTGTGGACGGATTAACATCGACCACGGCAAAAGTAATAGTTGCGAGGGTGCCGTCTCCGTTGGAGGCATCAGCCAGAGCGGTCGCCGCCAGTGTTACGTTGTTATCGGTGATGATCGGTGGGACTACAAAGACGCCCGCCGGCAAGTAATCGGCATTCTTTGTGTCCACAAGTGCAAGCGTATTTGGATTGAACTCCACTGTGACTTGATAAGCGGCAACATTTTCCCCATTGGTGATGACCACATCCACGGAAAATTCCTTGCCAGCAGCTGGAGACTCTATCTCTAACGGTTGGATAGATACGGTGGCTCGTGCGAAAACTAATGACGGAATCGCTAGGAAGATAGCCATCGCACAAATCACCTTGAATCTCAATGGACTTGGGGAGGTAAGTTGCTTTGAATTCTGATCCCATTGGGGTTGTAAGCGGTTTCTCATACAATTATTCCTCCTTCGGATACGCAGCCCAAGCCTTCGTGTGGAGAAATGCCAGATCTGATTTGATCGGAACGACTGAAAGTTCGATTATAGCATACCCACTAGCCCAGCCGCAATGCTAAAATTCGGTTAAGTTTCGTGCCTCATGATACCCTTTGTCACGTACTTTATCGCTTTTTGAACAATCCTCCCGTACAGATTACCATTGATAAATTACAGGTTTTTTTGATACAATTCCATCAATCCGAACAGATGAACTGGAATGTAATGTGTCATGTCAAATAAAACTCTTGATCAACTTCTTACTGTTTTCACCCTTCTCCTTGATGTTTGTTTCATCAGCGCATCAGTTTTCGTTGCGTACTGGCTCCGATTTGAATCGGGATGGCTAGACGGGGTCGCCATCCATAAGGGCGCTCCCCCTCCACTCGATTACTATTTCCAACTCATCCCACTGATGGGGTTCATCTGGATCCTTGTGCTTCGAGGGATTGGGCTTTATCGGATTGAGGGGCGCATTACACTTGAAACAGTAGCGTCCATCTCAAAAACGGGGGTGATCGCATCAATTGCCACACTCGGCGCGATTTTCTTTATCTATCACAACCACCAATATTCGCGTTGGGTGATGATCTTATCATGTGTGCTGAGTGTTATTCTCCTATCTCTCAACCGATTGGTAATCCAGCGTTTCAAAGAGGCAATCCAGCAGTTGGGTGTTGGTATTAGTCGTGTCGCAGTTGTCGGTTTTAACACAACGACGCAACAACTGATTCATTCGTTTGAAGAGAAAACAAGCAGCGGCTACCAATTTGTCGGTGTCCTGCTCGGTGGACTGCCTCCCTCACAGCCGATCTCTCACCGCATTCTTGGTGAGTTCACGGAGATTCGGAGCCTCGTCCAGAAGTATCGAATTGACGAACTTTTTATTACCTCGCCGGCGATTTCCCACACAGAGATTTTGCAGATTGTAGATGTGTGCGAGGGGCTATCTGTACGGCTGCATCTGCTCCCAGATTTCTATGAAGTGATGATTGGTCGCACACGGGTGGCGGATTTTGATGGCATTCCCGTGGTCAGGTTGAAGGAACTACCGCTTCAAGGTTGGCGTGGGATGATTAAACGCGGAATGGACATCCTGTTGAGCAGCATTGCGCTGATTGTTTGCAGTCCGTTAATGCTCAGCATAGCTGTCGCTGTGAAGCTCTCGTCGCCGGGAAGGGTTATTTTTCGACAGGAACGGGTAGGACGGGATGGTACACCTTTTTATATCTATAAGTTTAGATCGATGCGACAAGATGCCGAGGTGGGCGTTGGACACGTCTGGGCTTCAAAAGATGACCCACGGCAGACATGGCTCGGTAGGTTTCTAAGGCGTTGGTGTTTAGATGAACTCCCTCAATTTTTCAACGTCTTTAAGGGAGATATGAGTTTGGTTGGTCCTCGCCCGGAGATGTCAGGATTGATTGATGATTTCAGTAAATCGATCCCACATTACTTGGATCGGCATCGCGTCAAATGCGGACTCACCGGCTGGGCGCAGGTCAATGGACTCCGTGGGAATACCTCATTGGAGGAGCGTATCCGTTATGATCTGTACTACATCGAAAACTGGTCAATCGGCTTTGACATCAAGATTCTTCTCAAGACACTCTGGTCAATTAAACGCGCTCCACAGCGGGATACAGAAGGATAACCTGTCCACAGGGTGTAGGAGTTTATAGGTAGGAGGAAAGCACACCTTGGAACATAATTCAATACACATCAACTATGTTAAAGAGTTTACTAAACTCAGTCTCTGGTTTGTCCATAAGCGTCTTCGCGAAGAGGAAAGCGACTTTGAAACGTTGGTGAATGGTCGGGTAAATATTTACCGGAATACGTCGCTTTACGACGGCAAACACCACCCAGTCAACGGGGAGGCTGCCCCGGAGTGGACGGGGATTCTAAAAGAACTGCGGAGGGTTTTTGACCGTTACATGGAGGCACCGTCCACCGAGCAGCTTGAGGCAACGGGATTAGACCTCTTGTTGCTCTATCTGAAGAAACGCCCGGATACGCTGCCACCGCCGGAGACCCGTCCCTACGAGTGCTGGAGTTACGACTACGGCGGAAATCAGCTCAACATCCACATCCTCAACGTCTATCAACCTCGATCTCCTCTGAGCGATATGTGGATTCCATTTGCTGCGTCCCTGATTCGATTGCTGCAGGACTCTCAGGTTCGGCGTCCCGATGTTGAACTCGTCCGCTGCGGAAGCTGGCTCAATTCCGTGCCGCCGTTCCAGAAGTTGTTTCCAGAGCGTTGGAAACAGAGTGCGGAACCGAGACCGGAGGTTCGTTACACCATGGGGCACTGGGGACAGTTTACAGACCGGCTGGGAGATTTTCACGCCCGGAACGGTGCGCTATTCCGGGAAACAGGGGAATTTCCGTTTGCTAACTTGCGTTGCGAGTGCCCTATCGACGAGGTTCTCGCTTATCTGAAGGACAACTTCCCAGATACAATGGAGTACAATAGGCAGCGGATGGGTGTGCCGCAGGATGCAAACAATATTAAGACTAGCTCCTAGCGCATATATGAAATGAGGACTGTAAAATGGCGAGGATAGAAGGATTCAGAGTCAGAAACTTTAAGGCACTCAAGGATGTGACACTGGGCCGCCTAGGGAACGAATATCAAAAACAACCGCTCACCCCCATGACGGCGGTTATTGGCAAGAACGGGGTCAGGAAAAGTGCCCTATTTGATGCTTTTGGGTTCCTTGCTGATGCCCTCAAGTCCGGTGTCGAGGAAGCCTGCGATGCACGAGGGCGCGGCGGCTTCGAGAAAATACAGACACAAGGGGAAACAGGCCCCATTGAGTTCGAGGTGTACTACAGAGAACACGGGAATGTACGGCCCATTACATACCAGATTGACATAGCGATAGACGGGTCTGGACGCCCTTACGTCCAACAGGAACGCCTCAGACAGAGACGAAAAGGTCAAAAGCGTGGGCAGTAACCGCTCTCTTTTTTATTTCTCAATGGTGGCAAAGGTGTGGCATGGAAAGGGGAACAGGAGGGACGTGAGATTAACGAAGAAGATGAAAAAATGGAGCAACTAGATCTCTTCATAGAGTCAATAAGAGCAGAGGAACCTAACGAGACCGAGACTATCGAATTGGAGGACCTGCGTAAGCTCGGTATTGCTACCCTCGGTGCCTTAAAACAACACCCGCGAATTTCTGCCTTTCGCCGTTTCATCGAAGGTTGGCATCTGAGTTACTTCACTCCGGATGCCAGAGACGACTTATTGAATAGTTATGAAAACGACTCAATTTGCGGCACATGGGAGCGTCTTGCCGATGCAGTATTCGAAGGCGGCGCAAACAGACTGAGAAAGGAGGGGTGGAGATCGGTTGGCAGGGAAAAATCAGCATGGGCGGAACACATCACCCCACACATGAACGTTGAGGTTAACAAATCGCCCAGTTTCTGCTACTTTCGGCAGAAGATACAAGAACTGATCTGAGTATCCATTTAGGAGAACGCAATATAGAACATGAGTACTATTGAAACTCATATTGACCAAAACACTATCCAAGCCATAACACAACTGATCGTTGAACGCTTTAACCCGGAACAGATCATACTCTTCGGCAGTCATGCTCGCGGGGAGGTTGGCGAGCACAGCGATGTGGATCTATTGGTTGTGCTGCGTAATGATGCAGGGCGGTCGCAACGCGGTAATCCAGTTCGTCGGGCGATTGCCGAGCGTTTTGTTCTGCCCGTTGATGTCATTACCCGCTCCCCCGAAGCCCTCGCCGCGCAGCGCAATGACCCGTATTCATTTATTCACAA
The Candidatus Poribacteria bacterium DNA segment above includes these coding regions:
- a CDS encoding SUMF1/EgtB/PvdO family nonheme iron enzyme codes for the protein MAELISLKTLTEGSGTDRRKARIALAQSDDPEALQQLLKQYWTWHFEESLMEAVRLLLATNLGWEQMRPLTTPPIGEVISPIGHALNHADQIVRDAAFQVLDSMVDLPAGEVLIGEELTPLWVEGFQIARYPVTNAQYQRFIQATGHRPPQSWEDGAYPEKKGDHPVVEVSCEDAEVYAAWTACRLPTFEEWERTCRGDHGSVFPWGDEIDKPRCNTVELGAGGTTPIGAFPDGVSPFGCYDMLGNVWEWTSTWYDEDNPHFRVVRGGAWYYNHDYSTCTSYDFFSKEYTEFVIGFRIAR
- a CDS encoding sugar transporter; translated protein: MRLIQFQLPEKGRRIGCIDGEHVVDLTSINAEWTRIYNLFLEARRSGQTIDVYLAATPTEVADKVLYNQLLTGRPGDASGWILPPFDHPDPAHCTVSGTGLTHLGSMEARDQMHTITDTDEGTKTDSQKMFEMGLKEGKPAPGERGIQPEWFYKGNGTILRGHNDFLDIPDFSEDGGEEPEIVGCYVIDDDGIPCRLGFTIGNEWADHPMERVNYLWLALSKMRVCAAGPELVTDESFTDVRGSCRIVRESEEIYHSGDLLTGEANMSHTLANLEDHHFKYAHFRIPGDVHLHYFGTMKLSFPDRPTYQTGDEIEIRFDGMGEPLVNYVRQIPVSKIPVGVEKG
- a CDS encoding PKD domain-containing protein; translated protein: MTFAVVDVNPSTLKFTAVLLSDPDANQLDVITKNGQITGPVELNEAPVAVIEASPSKVFTGQSVLLNGASSQDDSGIRTYVWRFGDGSSAERKETVEHVYKQSGTYTVTLTVTDDGVPPLKDEAIFVITVTDKDLSVHQQGKQIISWGQLKIRK
- a CDS encoding undecaprenyl-phosphate glucose phosphotransferase, yielding MSNKTLDQLLTVFTLLLDVCFISASVFVAYWLRFESGWLDGVAIHKGAPPPLDYYFQLIPLMGFIWILVLRGIGLYRIEGRITLETVASISKTGVIASIATLGAIFFIYHNHQYSRWVMILSCVLSVILLSLNRLVIQRFKEAIQQLGVGISRVAVVGFNTTTQQLIHSFEEKTSSGYQFVGVLLGGLPPSQPISHRILGEFTEIRSLVQKYRIDELFITSPAISHTEILQIVDVCEGLSVRLHLLPDFYEVMIGRTRVADFDGIPVVRLKELPLQGWRGMIKRGMDILLSSIALIVCSPLMLSIAVAVKLSSPGRVIFRQERVGRDGTPFYIYKFRSMRQDAEVGVGHVWASKDDPRQTWLGRFLRRWCLDELPQFFNVFKGDMSLVGPRPEMSGLIDDFSKSIPHYLDRHRVKCGLTGWAQVNGLRGNTSLEERIRYDLYYIENWSIGFDIKILLKTLWSIKRAPQRDTEG
- a CDS encoding nucleotidyltransferase domain-containing protein, whose product is MSTIETHIDQNTIQAITQLIVERFNPEQIILFGSHARGEVGEHSDVDLLVVLRNDAGRSQRGNPVRRAIAERFVLPVDVITRSPEALAAQRNDPYSFIHKVLKEGEVLYERRAA